One genomic segment of Psychrilyobacter piezotolerans includes these proteins:
- the wecB gene encoding non-hydrolyzing UDP-N-acetylglucosamine 2-epimerase, with the protein MKKLKVMTVVGTRPEIIRLSAVINKLEESEAIDHIIVHTGQNYDYELNEVFFKDFNLRKPDYFLNAATGTAIETVGNILIKVDPIMEEVKPDAFLVLGDTNSCLCAIAAKKRKIPIFHMEAGNRCFDQRVPEETNRKIVDHISDINMTYSDIAREYLLREGLSADRIIKTGSPMFEVVNSRLQDIENSDVLERLELEEGKYFVVSAHREENISSDENFMNLVDTLNEVAEKYQMPVIVSTHPRTRNKINEKGIKFNSLVSLMKPLGFNDYVKLQTKAKAVLSDSGTISEESSILKFPALNIRQAHERPEAMEEASVMMVGLEKERIMQGLEILETQEKDTLRQVADYSMPNVSDKVLRIILSYTDYINRVVWKK; encoded by the coding sequence GTGAAAAAACTTAAAGTAATGACAGTGGTAGGGACTAGACCTGAGATAATCAGATTATCAGCTGTTATAAATAAATTGGAAGAATCAGAAGCTATAGATCATATAATAGTCCATACAGGGCAAAATTATGACTATGAATTAAATGAGGTATTTTTTAAAGACTTTAATCTAAGAAAACCAGATTATTTCTTAAATGCAGCTACAGGAACGGCTATAGAGACTGTAGGAAATATCTTAATTAAGGTAGATCCTATAATGGAAGAGGTAAAACCAGATGCATTCTTGGTATTAGGGGATACAAACTCTTGCCTTTGTGCAATTGCAGCGAAGAAAAGAAAAATTCCTATCTTCCATATGGAGGCAGGAAATAGATGTTTTGACCAAAGGGTACCTGAAGAAACAAATAGGAAAATAGTAGATCATATTTCAGATATAAATATGACTTATAGTGACATAGCCAGAGAATATCTTTTAAGAGAAGGATTATCAGCAGACAGGATAATCAAAACTGGAAGTCCGATGTTTGAAGTAGTTAATTCTAGATTACAAGATATAGAAAATTCAGATGTATTGGAAAGATTAGAATTAGAAGAGGGGAAATACTTTGTAGTATCAGCTCACAGAGAAGAAAATATCAGTTCCGATGAAAATTTCATGAATCTAGTAGATACTTTAAATGAAGTAGCAGAAAAATATCAAATGCCGGTAATTGTATCTACACACCCAAGAACAAGAAATAAGATCAATGAAAAAGGGATTAAATTTAATTCTTTAGTATCTCTAATGAAACCGCTGGGATTCAATGATTACGTCAAACTTCAAACAAAAGCTAAGGCAGTATTAAGTGACAGCGGAACAATAAGTGAAGAATCTTCTATCCTAAAATTCCCTGCATTAAATATTAGACAAGCCCATGAAAGACCAGAAGCTATGGAAGAAGCAAGTGTAATGATGGTAGGATTGGAAAAAGAAAGAATTATGCAAGGGCTGGAAATATTGGAAACTCAAGAAAAAGATACATTGAGACAAGTAGCGGATTACAGTATGCCAAATGTATCTGACAAGGTATTGAGAATAATTTTATCTTATACTGATTATATAAATAGAGTAGTGTGGAAAAAATAA
- a CDS encoding GxxExxY protein, protein MIDILYKELSYRIIGLAMEVHRELGYGFLEKVYENALVILLKENNIKIEQQKQIIIEFHKKEIGNYISDLLIEDKIIVELKVATQIKEVHKAQVANYLKATNKKLGIILNFGKEKLKFERVVM, encoded by the coding sequence ATGATTGATATTTTGTATAAAGAATTATCATATAGAATAATAGGTTTGGCAATGGAAGTACATAGAGAATTGGGTTATGGTTTTTTAGAAAAAGTATATGAAAATGCTTTAGTAATATTATTAAAGGAAAATAATATAAAAATAGAGCAACAAAAACAAATAATAATTGAATTTCATAAAAAAGAAATAGGAAATTATATTTCTGATTTATTAATTGAAGATAAAATTATTGTAGAACTTAAAGTTGCAACTCAAATAAAAGAAGTTCACAAGGCACAAGTGGCAAATTATTTAAAAGCTACTAATAAAAAGTTAGGGATTATACTTAATTTTGGAAAAGAAAAACTTAAATTTGAAAGAGTAGTGATGTAA
- a CDS encoding polysaccharide biosynthesis C-terminal domain-containing protein — MNKGIKILVTGSKGFIGKNLVAELRNRGYENIFEVDIDTSKELLNVYSKECEFVFHLAGVNRPKDEKEFMEGNFGFTSELLDLLKKHNNNSPVLITSSIQAERDNAYGKSKKAGEDLIFNHAKEMDTKAIVYRLPNVFGKWSRPNYNTVVATYCHNIARNLEIQVNAPDAQLNLVYIDDVVEEFIGALEGIGTQNNEFYQIPIVHSIKLGELADLIRSFKASRKDLSVINMSDVLTKKMYSTYLSFLPEDDFSYFLKMNVDNRGSFTEFLRTPDRGQVSVNISKPGITKGNHWHHTKNEKFLVVSGDGLIRFRKMDESEIIEYKVSGEKLEVVDIPIGYTHSIVNTGSQDMVTVMWVNECFDPNKPDTYFLEV; from the coding sequence ATGAATAAAGGAATTAAGATATTAGTTACTGGGTCAAAGGGATTTATTGGGAAAAATCTGGTAGCGGAACTTAGAAATAGAGGGTATGAAAATATATTTGAAGTGGATATAGATACGAGTAAGGAGTTATTGAATGTATATTCAAAAGAATGTGAGTTTGTATTTCATCTAGCAGGTGTAAACAGACCTAAAGATGAGAAAGAATTTATGGAAGGAAATTTTGGATTTACCTCTGAATTACTGGATTTATTAAAAAAACACAATAATAATTCCCCTGTACTTATTACCTCATCTATTCAGGCAGAAAGAGACAATGCCTATGGGAAGAGCAAGAAAGCAGGAGAAGACCTAATCTTTAACCATGCTAAAGAGATGGATACAAAGGCTATTGTTTACAGGTTGCCAAATGTATTTGGAAAGTGGAGCAGGCCAAACTACAATACAGTGGTAGCTACATATTGCCATAATATAGCCAGAAATTTAGAGATACAGGTAAATGCTCCCGATGCACAATTAAATTTGGTGTATATAGATGATGTAGTGGAAGAATTTATAGGTGCTTTAGAAGGAATAGGTACTCAAAACAATGAATTTTATCAAATACCTATAGTACACTCTATAAAATTAGGAGAACTAGCAGATCTTATAAGAAGTTTTAAGGCGAGCAGAAAAGATCTATCGGTAATAAATATGTCAGACGTGTTAACCAAGAAGATGTACAGTACTTATCTTAGTTTTTTACCTGAAGATGATTTTTCATATTTTTTAAAGATGAATGTAGATAATAGGGGATCATTTACAGAATTTCTCCGAACTCCGGACAGGGGGCAGGTATCTGTAAATATATCAAAACCAGGAATAACCAAAGGAAATCATTGGCATCATACTAAAAATGAAAAGTTTTTAGTGGTAAGTGGTGATGGACTCATTAGATTCAGAAAGATGGATGAATCAGAAATAATAGAATATAAGGTAAGTGGAGAAAAACTAGAGGTAGTGGATATACCTATTGGTTATACACATTCAATAGTAAATACAGGGTCTCAAGATATGGTAACTGTCATGTGGGTAAATGAATGTTTTGATCCAAATAAACCAGATACATATTTTTTAGAAGTATAA
- a CDS encoding GxxExxY protein: MFYEKDLTYKIIGIAMEVYNELGYGFLEKVYEKSLLIAFKENNLEVKNQFPIDVYYHNKKVGEYIADLIIEEKVIVELKSIEKLNKVHNAQLLNYLKATNKKIGLLINFSSKGLEYKRIIN, translated from the coding sequence ATGTTTTATGAAAAAGATTTAACTTATAAAATTATAGGAATAGCTATGGAAGTTTACAATGAGTTAGGTTATGGATTTCTAGAAAAAGTATATGAGAAATCTTTATTAATAGCTTTTAAAGAAAATAATTTAGAAGTTAAAAATCAGTTTCCTATAGATGTGTATTATCACAATAAAAAAGTAGGAGAATATATAGCTGACCTTATAATTGAAGAAAAAGTTATAGTAGAACTAAAATCAATAGAAAAATTAAATAAAGTGCATAATGCACAACTATTAAATTATCTAAAAGCAACTAATAAAAAAATAGGTTTACTGATCAATTTTTCATCTAAAGGACTAGAGTATAAAAGAATAATAAATTAA
- a CDS encoding polysaccharide biosynthesis protein, producing MFKEKILLITGGTGSFGNAVLRRFLHTDIKEIRIFSRDEKKQDDMRKVYNNSKLKFYIGDVRDKNSITDAMRGVNYVFHAAALKQVPSCEFFPMQAVQTNVLGTENVLNTAINAEVERVICLSTDKAAYPINAMGISKAMMEKVAIAKARTLSEGNTTICVTRYGNVMASRGSVIPLFIDQIKHDIPLTLTDPKMTRFMMSLDQAVELVLFAFTHGNNGDLFIQKSPASTVENLAVALKNMLGKPEHEIGVIGTRHGEKLYEALMTKEESAKSIDMGGYFRIPADNRDLNYGKYFKDGEKILTEAEEYHSHNTHRLDEKEMRNMLIGLHEIQGELREFGVK from the coding sequence ATGTTTAAAGAAAAAATATTATTAATAACAGGTGGAACAGGTTCGTTTGGAAATGCAGTACTAAGAAGATTTTTACACACAGATATAAAGGAAATTAGAATTTTTTCTAGAGATGAGAAAAAGCAAGATGATATGAGAAAAGTATATAATAATTCTAAATTAAAGTTCTATATAGGAGATGTTAGAGATAAAAATTCTATTACTGATGCTATGAGAGGAGTTAACTATGTTTTCCATGCAGCAGCATTGAAGCAGGTGCCTTCTTGTGAGTTTTTCCCTATGCAGGCAGTACAAACAAATGTATTGGGAACTGAAAATGTATTAAATACAGCTATAAATGCTGAAGTAGAGAGAGTAATATGCCTTAGTACAGATAAGGCAGCCTATCCAATCAATGCAATGGGAATATCTAAGGCTATGATGGAAAAAGTGGCAATAGCTAAAGCTAGAACATTGAGTGAAGGAAATACAACTATCTGTGTTACCAGATATGGAAATGTAATGGCTTCTAGAGGTTCTGTAATCCCATTATTTATAGATCAAATAAAACATGATATCCCACTTACATTAACTGATCCTAAGATGACTAGGTTTATGATGAGTTTAGACCAGGCTGTAGAATTAGTTTTATTTGCGTTTACCCATGGAAACAATGGAGATTTATTTATACAGAAATCTCCAGCTTCAACTGTAGAAAACTTAGCAGTAGCTTTAAAAAATATGTTAGGTAAACCGGAGCATGAGATAGGTGTTATAGGAACAAGACACGGAGAAAAATTATATGAAGCTCTTATGACTAAGGAAGAGAGCGCTAAGAGTATAGATATGGGTGGATATTTCAGAATACCTGCTGATAATAGAGATTTAAACTATGGAAAATATTTTAAAGATGGGGAAAAAATATTAACAGAAGCGGAGGAATACCATTCTCATAATACACATAGGTTAGATGAGAAAGAGATGAGAAATATGTTAATAGGTCTTCATGAAATACAAGGTGAATTGAGGGAATTTGGAGTAAAATAA